Genomic DNA from Rhodothermales bacterium:
GGCGTGATCGGCGCCGATACCGACGACATCCTGCGGGCCCGCGACCAGATCCAGGCCTATGTCACCGATCACCACGCTGAGTTCGTAGTGGCCCACACGCCCATTTCAGTAGACATCATGCACCGCGCGCTCACCAAGCGTGAAGGCCTGCTCTGGCTGGGCCGCGAACTCGGCATCGATATCGCCGACATGGCCTTCATCGGCGATACCGGCGGCGACAAGGGGGCACTCGAATTGGTCGGAACCTCTTTTGCGCCGGCGAATGCTACCGGGCCCGTCAAGCGCGCCGTGCACCACGTTCTGCCAGGAACAGCCAGCAAGGCCGTGCTTGCGGCCTACCAGGCATGCATCGCGTCGTCCTCATCCCCCTGATCCTTGCTGCCCTGCCCCTACAGGTGTGGGGGCAGGACGCGCCGGACGATTCCGAGCTCTTCTACGCGGTTCGGTCCGAGGCGATGATCTATCAGCTCTCGGACACCACCCGTCCCTACGTGGCCCTGAAGCTGCGAGAACCGGTATTTCGGGTCGAAGGGGATTCTGCCTGGATGACCGTACGTACGGGCGATGGGGCCCGCGGACTCATGCGCACCAGCGACGTCTCCAACGTATGGATTCGCATCTCCAAGAAGTCCCAGACGCTGTACGTGTACCGGGGCGGAGAGCTGGTGCAGCGCATGCCGGCGGACCTGGGGTACAACTTCTTTGCCGACAAGATCAAACGCGGCGCCCCCGATGAGCCGGACCACTGGCGCACCCCCAACGGCGTCTTCCATGTGGTGATGAAGAACGCCAACAGCCAGTACCATCGGGCGTTCGTGCTCAACTACCCCAACCGGGAGGATGCGGAGCGCGGTCTGCGCGACTCCCTGATCACCACCCAGCAGTACCGCGACATCCTTGCGGCGGACCGGGTCTTCCGCATGCCGCCCATGAATACGCCCCTCGGAGGCTGGATTGAAATCCACGGGGACGGCACCGGCAGACGCGCCAACTGGACCCAGGGCTGCGTGGCCATCGAAAATCACATCATCGATCGACTCTGGGAGCTGGTTCACGTTGGAACCCCCGTGGTCATCGAACCGTGAACCGGGTATGCGATCCCCCCTCCTGCTACTTGGTGCACTCCTGACGCTTGTCGCGCCGGCCTCGGCGCAGCAAACGGCGGCCTACACGTGGGTCCCCGTGCTCGGGGACGGCCCCGTGTACGTCGTGCGCATTGAAGGCCTGATCGACAACGGACTGGCGACCTACCTCAATCGTGCGCTGGCCGATGCGGAAGAGGCCGAGGCCTCGGCAGTGGTCTTCCACATGGACACGTTTGGTGGCCTGGTGGACGCCGCGGACGAGATTCGGCAGGCCATCCTGGACACGCCGATCATCACCATTTCGTTCATCGACAAGAATGCGGCCAGTGCCGGCGCGCTGATTTCCTACGCCGCAGACCGCATCGTCATGTCCCCCGGATCGTCCATTGGAGCGGCGACCGTGGTGGAAGGCATGGGCGGCGAGGCCGCGCCCGACAAGTACCAGAGCTACATGCGCGGGCTGATGCGGGCCACCGCGGAGGCCAACGGCCGCGACCCCGACATCGCCGAAGCCATGGTGGACGAGACCCTGGAGGTACCGGGGGTGTCGGAGGCCGGCAAGGTGCTGACGCTTTCAGCGTCCGAAGCGCTTGAGGTCGGTGTGGCCGATGCGGTCATCGACAATCTGGACCGGGTCCTGGAAGCCCTGGAGGTGACCGAAGACCGCGTGGTTTCCCACAACGCGACGCGGGTGGAGGCTCTGCTGCGATTCCTGGGATCGCCGGTCATGCAGTCGATCCTGATGCTCATGATGCTTGGGGGCCTGTATTTCGAGCTGCAGACGCCCGGCGTAGGCTTTGCCGGCGCGATGGCCCTGCTCGGTGCGGCGATGTTCTTCGGACCGCACTACATCATGGGCCTGGTGGAATCCTGGGAGCTGATCCTGTTTGTGCTCGGGGTCGGCCTGTTATTGGTGGAGATCTTTGTCCTGCCGGGATTCGGCGTGGCCGGGCTTTCCGGCGCTGCCCTGGTGATCGTATCGCTGGGCTTTTCGCTGGTCGGCAACGTGGGGCTGGACTTCCCGAGCCTGGTCTGGATGAATGAGGCCATCTGGACCCTGGCCATCACGCTGGTGCTGGCCGTAGTGCTCATGTTCTCTCTGGCGCGATGGCTGCCGAGTTCGGAGCGGTTCTCGCGCCTGGTGCTGGCACCGGAGTTGTCCAGCGCGGCCGGCTTCACGTCGGCGGACACAGACGATACGCTGCTCGGCAAGGTGGGACGGGCCCTTACGCCGCTGCGTCCAGCGGGTGTGGCCAGCTTCGACGACCAGCGCGTCGATGTGGTGACAGCGGGCGAGTACATCGACGCAGGCGCGACGGTGCGCGTGGTCAGCGCCCGTGGCGCAAGGGTCGAGGTACGGGAGGTCGCGGGTTAATTTTCCCCGCGTGCAACAAAGCCCTTCCGGCTCGTAGACTGCGTCTTACCCTAAGTCCGACCGCGTGGAACTCGTAATCCCCATCGCCCTCATCCTGTTGGGTCTCGCCCTGATCGCGGCGGAGGTCTACCTGGTGCCGGGAATCAACATTTTCGGCATCGTGGGGCTGGTTCTCATTGTGTTCGCGGTCGGCTACGTCTTCACCGAGTCCGGCCCGATGGGTGGCATGGTGACCCTGCTCGGAGCCGGCGCGGCATGCGGCCTGATGTTCTGGGGCATGTGGCAATCGGGGGCCTGGGAGCGGTTTGTCCTGTCCACCAGCCTTGGGCGAGGCTCCGGGGGCGGCGAGCGTGAGTCCGAGCAGCGCTCCACGTACCTTGGCAAGCAGGGATTGGCCCTTACCCCGCTGCGGCCCACCGGTGTCGTCGAGATTGAAGGCAAGCGCATCGAAGTGGTCACCGAAGGCGAGTTCATCTCTTCGGGGAGCTGGGTGCGCGTGGTAGCCATGGATCGCCGGCGCTTCTTCGTGCGCCTGGCAGACACGGCGCTGGAGACCCCCGCCACCTGAGCTCGGCACGGCCTGGCGGGTTGCGGGAAGGCCGGCTCCTCGACGCGCGGCGCAACTTTTCTTCCGTCCACGGGTCCATTTTGTGCCCCTTTGCGGGTCCATCGCACGCTTGTAGCACCTGCCTTCCGCGCCTGTGCGCCTCTGGTACCCTCTGCTCTTGTTCGCCCTGCTGCTCCCGATAGCAGGTTGTTCAGAGCCGGAGCCTGTCGATCTGAGTCTGCCGGAGGTCTGGCAGTCGGATCTCGGCGTGCGCTGGTGGATCTCCGGGACCGACACCTCCCGTGCGTTTCGGGACCTGGAAACCCTCCAGTCGATGGGTGTCGACGAAAAGCCCATCGTTTATGATGCTACCGTGGCCCTTACCGCAGCGGCCAACGTGAGTCAGGACCGGTTGGTGCGATATGTGAAGCAGAGCCTGCTGCCGCTCTTCCGGAACCAGCCGGATGTGGTTGACTCCCTGTTTGATGCCTACGTGACGCCCAAAATCCTCCGAGAGGGTACTTCTGGAGATCCGGGAGCCGACGTCGCGCGCTTCAAGCGGGATGGATTCCGCATCATCTACCGGCACTACCACGAGCCGCGCACGATTCTGAAGCTGGGCGAGGACATCCCCATTTCCATTCCGGATTCCCTCAAGGTCACCGCCGGGGGGCGCGCGGTGTCGTTCCAGGTTTATGTGAACGAGGAGGGCGTGCCCGCCGCCATCGAGCAGCTTTCCGGCGTTCATCCGGTGCTGGACCGCATCGCCCTCCTGAGCACCATCGAGATGCGCTGGCAGCCCGCCTATCTGCTGCGCGGCCGCAAGTCGGAGGCCATCCCGTCGTGGGTGCGCTTCCGGATTCGTTTCCCGTCCTAGAAGCCTGATGAATAAGTAGAGTGCGCCAGGCTGCGCGCGCCGGGATGTCAGATGCTAGGCGTCGTGACGAGGAATAGCAGCGCTATTCGGAGGAGCGACAACGACGCAGATGGCGTTCCGCCGCCGCAGAATGGTGTGCTGGACTTGTTCAACAGGCTTCTAAACTCCCGCCGCGATCGCCCCGGCAATGGTGGCGGTCATCATGTTGGCGAGCGTACCGGCGAGCACAGCCTTGAGTCCCAACGCGGCCAGTTCACCCGTTCTGGACGGCGCCAGTGGCCCAATGCCCCCGATCTGGATGGCGATGGACGACAGGTTGGCGAACCCGCAAAGCGCAAATGTGGCCATGATGGTGGCCTTGCTGCCGAGCGTGCCCTCGGCGATCGCGCCTGCCATCTCGAGGTAGGCCACAAATTCGTTGACGATCACTTTGGTACCGAGAAGGCTGCCGAACTGCACGGCATCCGCCCATGGCACGCCAATCAGCCACGCCACCGGAGCCACGGTCCAGCCGAGTAGCTGCTGCAGTGTCAGCTCAGCGCCAAAGAAGCCCGCACCCCAGCCCAGGATGTAGTTGATCATGGCGATCATGGCCAGGAAGGCGATAAGCATGCCGCCCACGTTGATGGCCAGCTTGACCCCATCGACCGCGCCACTCGCGATGGCATCGATGGAGTTGGCTGCCGTCTTCTCGGTGGGGATGCTGACCTTGCCTCTGGTGACGGGCTCGCCGATCTCGGGGATGATGATCTTGGCCAGGATCAGCGCGGCGGGCGCCGCCATGACACTGGCACCCAGCAGGTGCTCGGCAAAGATGAGGCGCCCCTCGGCCAGCTCCAGGCCCCGCGCCGCCGCGTAGGGGTCGCCGAGCATCTGGATGTAAGCGGCCATGACGCCACCGGCGATCGTGGCCATACCGCCCGTCATGATGGCCATCAGCTCGGAGTATGTCATCTTCTCCAGGTACGGCCGGATCACCAGCGGCGCCTCCGTCTGCCCGACGAAGATGTTGGCCGTCACCGAGAGAGATTCGGCGCCGGACGTGCCGAGAAACTTGGACACCGCCCACGCCATGTACTGCACCACCTTCTGCATGACGCCCAGGTGGTAGAGCAGCGCCATCAGGGAGCCGAAGAAGATGATTGTCGGCAGTACCTGGAAGGCAAAGAAATTGCCCAGGCTGCCATCTGTGCCCGGGCTCAGTGCCAGCGGACCGAATATGAACTCGGCTCCTTCCGTGGTGAACTCCAGCACCACGACAAAGAAGGAACTGACCCACGAAAAGAAAGCCTTGGGCCATGCCAGGGGCGCGAAGACCTCGCCCATGGCGGCCCCTTTCAACAGGAAGATTGCCAGCACCAGCTGCAGTCCCAGGCCAGCGGCCACCATGCGCCAGTTGACGCTGCGGCGGTTGTTGGACATGGCCAGGGCGATGCCCAGAATGACCGTAATGCCGAGCAGGCCGCGAAGGATGGATTCCAGACTCATGGGTGGGGTGGTTTGGGCTGGGGGCGCAGCGACCCGCGAATATACACGCTTGTGGAAAGCTGGCCGGCTTCGGTTGAAACCCCCTCCGCCCAGGGCGATTCCATGTGGTCTGGTCCCGAGCCCCTTCGAACCCGCCCGACTGAA
This window encodes:
- a CDS encoding HAD family phosphatase, whose product is MVRLFASDIDGCLSEPFVPFVLDDFAELRRLTRLPGAPAFTLCTGRPLGYAEATAQALDVRLPFLFEAGAGMYDLTTGRRAWHPDFGPEQERAIAAIQEHLESVVRGTDMSVDRGKHTQAGVIGADTDDILRARDQIQAYVTDHHAEFVVAHTPISVDIMHRALTKREGLLWLGRELGIDIADMAFIGDTGGDKGALELVGTSFAPANATGPVKRAVHHVLPGTASKAVLAAYQACIASSSSP
- a CDS encoding L,D-transpeptidase, whose amino-acid sequence is MHRVVLIPLILAALPLQVWGQDAPDDSELFYAVRSEAMIYQLSDTTRPYVALKLREPVFRVEGDSAWMTVRTGDGARGLMRTSDVSNVWIRISKKSQTLYVYRGGELVQRMPADLGYNFFADKIKRGAPDEPDHWRTPNGVFHVVMKNANSQYHRAFVLNYPNREDAERGLRDSLITTQQYRDILAADRVFRMPPMNTPLGGWIEIHGDGTGRRANWTQGCVAIENHIIDRLWELVHVGTPVVIEP